From Streptomyces fungicidicus, one genomic window encodes:
- the mmuM gene encoding homocysteine S-methyltransferase — translation MRTTPALADALADALADALADGRVLVLDGGMSNQLAAAGHDLSDELWSARLLAEDPEAVTAAHLAYFEAGADVAITASYQATFEGFARRGIDREEAGRLLALSVECARTAARRARVSRPLWVAASVGPYGAMLADGSEYRGRYGLGVAELERFHRPRMEVLAAAGPDVLALETIPDADEAEALLRALRGLGVPAWLSYSVSGDRTRAGQPLEEALALAARADEVIAVGVNCCTPEDADHAVALAARVTGKPVVVYPNSGETWDAGARAWTGRSTFSAGQVKGWRESGARLIGGCCRVGPETIASVAAVLRAP, via the coding sequence ATGCGCACCACTCCCGCACTCGCCGACGCCCTCGCGGACGCCCTCGCGGACGCCCTCGCGGACGGCAGGGTCCTCGTACTCGACGGCGGTATGTCCAACCAGCTCGCGGCGGCCGGGCACGACCTGAGCGACGAGCTGTGGTCGGCCCGGCTGCTCGCCGAGGATCCCGAGGCGGTGACGGCGGCCCACCTCGCGTACTTCGAGGCGGGCGCGGACGTGGCGATCACGGCGAGCTACCAGGCCACCTTCGAGGGGTTCGCGCGCCGTGGGATCGACCGGGAGGAGGCGGGCCGCCTGCTGGCCCTGAGCGTGGAGTGCGCGCGTACGGCGGCCCGGCGGGCCCGGGTGTCCCGCCCCCTGTGGGTGGCGGCCTCGGTCGGCCCGTACGGCGCGATGCTCGCGGACGGCTCGGAGTACCGGGGACGCTACGGGCTGGGCGTGGCGGAGCTGGAGCGCTTCCACCGCCCGCGCATGGAGGTCCTGGCGGCCGCCGGGCCCGACGTACTCGCCCTGGAGACGATCCCCGACGCGGACGAGGCGGAGGCCCTGCTCCGTGCCCTGCGCGGTCTGGGCGTCCCGGCCTGGCTCTCGTACTCGGTGTCCGGCGACCGCACCCGCGCCGGCCAGCCCCTGGAGGAGGCCCTCGCGCTCGCGGCACGGGCGGACGAGGTGATCGCGGTCGGCGTGAACTGCTGCACCCCGGAGGACGCGGACCACGCCGTCGCCCTCGCCGCCCGCGTCACCGGCAAGCCGGTCGTGGTCTACCCCAACAGCGGGGAGACGTGGGACGCCGGGGCGCGGGCGTGGACGGGGCGGTCGACGTTCAGTGCCGGGCAGGTGAAGGGCTGGCGTGAGTCGGGGGCACGGCTGATCGGGGGGTGCTGCCGGGTGGGACCGGAGACGATCGCGTCGGTGGCGGCGGTGCTGCGGGCGCCGTAG
- a CDS encoding SHOCT domain-containing protein, with translation MSGKTYLAYDYPLLGAFLSMLVFFLWIMWIILLFRVVVDIFRDDGLSGWAKTGWLVFTIVLPFLGVFVYVIARGKNMGRREITQARQQQEAFDSYIRETAKGAGGGTSSVDELARLSEIKARGDISDDEFRRAKELVLTGHGPKEHHGPYASSAGR, from the coding sequence ATGAGTGGGAAGACCTACCTCGCGTACGACTATCCGCTGCTGGGCGCCTTCCTGAGCATGCTGGTGTTCTTCCTGTGGATCATGTGGATCATCCTGCTCTTCCGGGTCGTCGTGGACATCTTCCGCGACGACGGGCTGAGCGGCTGGGCCAAGACCGGCTGGCTGGTGTTCACCATCGTCCTGCCCTTCCTGGGCGTGTTCGTCTACGTGATCGCCCGGGGCAAGAACATGGGCCGTCGCGAGATCACCCAGGCCCGGCAGCAGCAGGAGGCGTTCGACAGCTACATCCGCGAGACCGCCAAGGGCGCCGGGGGCGGCACCAGCAGCGTCGACGAACTCGCCCGGCTGTCCGAGATCAAGGCACGCGGCGACATCTCCGACGACGAGTTCCGCAGGGCGAAGGAACTGGTCCTGACCGGCCACGGTCCGAAGGAGCACCACGGCCCGTACGCGTCGTCCGCAGGACGCTGA
- a CDS encoding helix-turn-helix domain-containing protein → MEQSAHPYGPPVRTRDSERTGTAEEFDLMSTTTRRNASAMKMVGALLALYRQAAGHTQRSLGEQFVIGEQQIASIEQGRRPLKPDLAEQLDELLCTKGALSVALSRMPEVDLIPLWAEEYLDREREAIAISWYEASAVPGLLQTEEYARAVFQSRVPVYDEDHIEQMVTARMERQEILHRKMPPTTSFIIWEAALRDQLGGKAVRAEQLRKLLDWSGVPGVALQVLPLGRTSHAGLDGPFILLETPEHQRLAYMETQRGSQLIADPGEVGILTQKYAMLRTQALNTEDSRAILDLLLGEQ, encoded by the coding sequence ATGGAACAGTCCGCGCACCCGTACGGCCCGCCTGTACGCACGCGCGACAGCGAACGTACGGGCACGGCTGAGGAGTTCGACCTCATGAGCACCACGACACGGAGGAACGCCTCGGCGATGAAGATGGTGGGCGCCCTGCTCGCCCTCTACCGCCAGGCCGCCGGCCACACCCAGCGCTCGCTGGGCGAACAGTTCGTCATCGGCGAGCAGCAGATCGCGTCGATCGAACAGGGCAGACGCCCACTGAAGCCGGACCTCGCCGAGCAACTCGACGAACTCCTCTGCACCAAGGGCGCGTTGTCGGTCGCGCTCAGCCGGATGCCGGAGGTGGATCTGATTCCGTTGTGGGCGGAGGAGTACCTGGATCGGGAGCGCGAGGCGATCGCGATCTCGTGGTACGAGGCTTCAGCAGTGCCTGGCCTGCTACAGACCGAAGAATACGCACGGGCGGTCTTCCAGAGCCGCGTTCCGGTGTACGACGAGGACCACATCGAGCAGATGGTGACAGCGCGCATGGAGCGTCAGGAGATCCTGCACCGCAAGATGCCGCCGACCACGAGTTTCATCATCTGGGAAGCCGCGTTGCGTGACCAGTTGGGCGGCAAGGCGGTGCGCGCCGAGCAGCTGCGAAAGCTGCTGGACTGGTCTGGCGTACCGGGAGTCGCACTCCAGGTTCTGCCACTCGGCCGCACCTCGCACGCAGGTCTCGACGGTCCGTTCATCCTGTTGGAAACCCCCGAGCATCAGCGGCTCGCGTACATGGAGACGCAACGTGGCAGCCAGCTGATCGCCGATCCGGGGGAGGTCGGGATCCTGACCCAGAAGTATGCGATGCTGCGGACGCAGGCCCTGAACACCGAGGACTCAAGGGCCATCTTGGATCTTCTCCTGGGAGAGCAATGA
- a CDS encoding ATP-binding protein has product MVATERHSRPVNQETSPPTPTPAPSPRERFFGRERRSVPGARAFARRVLEDWDVRGRTDDVLLCVSELATNALLHGVPPGRGFLLRLLPYADSLRVEVHDSGGGVPHVPREAPDEGGRGLLLVAGLADRWGVGERDPGKVVWCEFATAPAAPPPPTRSSPVPPGSTPRSAVPPTHASPSPARH; this is encoded by the coding sequence ATGGTGGCCACGGAGCGTCACTCTCGTCCCGTGAATCAGGAAACTTCACCCCCGACCCCGACCCCGGCCCCCTCTCCGCGTGAGCGCTTCTTCGGTCGTGAGCGTCGCTCCGTGCCCGGTGCGCGGGCGTTCGCGCGCCGGGTGCTGGAGGACTGGGATGTGCGCGGGCGTACGGACGATGTGCTGCTCTGCGTCAGCGAGTTGGCGACCAATGCCCTGCTGCACGGGGTGCCGCCGGGGCGCGGGTTCCTGCTGCGGCTTCTGCCGTATGCCGACAGCCTCCGCGTCGAGGTGCACGACAGTGGGGGCGGTGTGCCGCACGTACCGCGGGAAGCGCCCGACGAGGGCGGGCGGGGGCTGCTGCTCGTGGCCGGGCTGGCGGACAGGTGGGGGGTGGGGGAGCGGGACCCCGGGAAGGTCGTGTGGTGCGAGTTCGCTACGGCGCCCGCAGCACCGCCGCCACCGACGCGATCGTCTCCGGTCCCACCCGGCAGCACCCCCCGATCAGCCGTGCCCCCGACTCACGCCAGCCCTTCACCTGCCCGGCACTGA
- a CDS encoding MOSC domain-containing protein — MARLVELTYYPIKGCAGTSVSEALLTPAGLAHDRTFLVIGEDGAGRTQRRDPRLTLVRPTVSPDGGQLTLHAPGFQTLDLLVDTAAARREVELFGAVHRGIDQGDTAARWFTEVLGVPSRLVRVPPEHDRVTDGRIPGTSAYADSCALHVVSRATLDLLNAKLTERGVPPLPMNRFRPNIVVDGWDEPHTEDRAHRIRIGDTELGYAKLAVRCAVTLVDQGTGAKAGPEPLRTLAGYRRARAGGVAYGTKYAVLRTGTLSVGDAVTVTAWGASEL; from the coding sequence ATGGCCCGCCTTGTCGAGCTGACGTACTACCCGATCAAAGGCTGTGCCGGGACATCGGTGAGTGAGGCGCTGCTGACGCCCGCCGGGCTGGCGCACGACCGCACTTTCCTGGTCATCGGCGAGGACGGTGCGGGGCGGACCCAGCGCAGGGATCCCAGGCTGACCCTTGTCCGGCCGACGGTCAGCCCCGACGGCGGGCAACTCACGCTCCACGCACCGGGGTTCCAAACGCTGGACCTTCTCGTGGACACCGCCGCCGCCCGCCGGGAGGTGGAGCTTTTCGGGGCGGTCCACCGGGGCATCGACCAGGGCGACACGGCCGCCCGCTGGTTCACGGAGGTGCTCGGCGTGCCGAGCCGGCTCGTGCGTGTGCCGCCGGAGCACGACCGGGTGACCGACGGCAGGATTCCGGGCACCTCCGCCTACGCCGACAGCTGCGCCCTGCACGTCGTCTCACGCGCCACGCTGGACCTCCTCAACGCGAAGCTCACCGAACGCGGCGTCCCGCCCCTGCCGATGAACCGCTTCCGCCCCAACATCGTGGTCGACGGCTGGGACGAACCGCACACCGAGGACCGCGCCCACCGCATCCGCATCGGCGACACCGAGCTGGGCTACGCCAAGCTCGCCGTCCGCTGCGCCGTCACCCTGGTCGACCAGGGCACGGGAGCGAAGGCGGGCCCGGAACCGCTGCGCACCCTCGCCGGCTACCGCCGCGCGAGGGCGGGCGGTGTCGCCTACGGGACCAAGTACGCCGTGCTCCGCACCGGCACGCTGTCCGTCGGCGACGCCGTGACTGTGACGGCGTGGGGCGCGTCCGAACTGTAG
- a CDS encoding DUF397 domain-containing protein, protein MTGTALQWFKSSYSGSEGGACLEVALTWRKSTYSGDEGGNCVEVSPHPTAIHIRDSKTPNAPYLTVAPTTWTAFLAVCPMVEV, encoded by the coding sequence ATGACTGGCACCGCACTTCAGTGGTTCAAGTCCAGCTACAGCGGCAGCGAAGGCGGCGCCTGCCTCGAAGTCGCCCTTACCTGGCGCAAGTCGACCTACAGCGGCGACGAGGGCGGCAACTGCGTGGAGGTATCCCCCCACCCCACCGCCATCCACATCCGCGACTCCAAGACCCCGAACGCCCCCTACCTCACCGTGGCTCCGACGACCTGGACCGCCTTCCTTGCCGTATGTCCGATGGTGGAGGTCTGA
- a CDS encoding DUF7144 family membrane protein yields MTATHPGHGAARGASGAHAPAARLHWAEGLTVFAAVTLMIVSVLDIFRGVMGIAQDDVFVTTPDYVFRFDLTAWGWTHLVLGAVGVLVSLGLVRDSLWARVAGVTIAGFIIIANFLSLPYYPVWSVVMIAFSGFVIWALCVARSPGRAER; encoded by the coding sequence ATGACCGCCACTCACCCGGGACACGGCGCGGCGCGCGGCGCGAGCGGCGCACACGCGCCGGCGGCCAGGCTGCACTGGGCCGAAGGCCTCACGGTCTTCGCCGCCGTCACGCTCATGATCGTGTCCGTGCTCGACATCTTCCGGGGCGTCATGGGCATCGCCCAGGACGACGTCTTCGTCACGACGCCCGACTACGTCTTCCGGTTCGACCTCACCGCGTGGGGCTGGACCCACCTGGTGCTCGGCGCCGTCGGGGTGCTGGTCAGCCTCGGGCTGGTCCGGGACTCCCTGTGGGCCCGCGTGGCGGGCGTGACGATCGCCGGGTTCATCATCATCGCCAACTTCCTCTCCCTGCCGTACTACCCGGTCTGGTCCGTCGTGATGATCGCCTTCTCCGGGTTCGTCATCTGGGCGCTGTGCGTGGCGCGTTCGCCCGGCCGCGCCGAGCGCTGA
- a CDS encoding DUF2252 domain-containing protein — protein sequence MAVRNPFDASPTPAERAAGGRNARSRAPRSSHGRFEPAPGRPDPVDVLERQSATRLPELVPIRYGRMLEAPFRFYRGAAAIMAADLGPLPDTGLTVQLCGDAHLLNFRLLASPERHLVFDINDFDETYTGPFEWDVKRLAASFAIAGRANGFPVKEQDGAVRACVEAYRRRMREFAGMRTLDIWYAQDDADRLRELMASSMNRGERRRTEEATRRARSRTYLQAFGKLTRVTDGGRRIAPDPPLITPLDDLLDDPSAEEKTLRTVLDGYARSLSSERRHLLGRYRLVDVARKVVGVGSVGTRCWIVLLLGRDDDDPLLLQAKEAQESVLAPHTDGERFDNQGRRVVDGQRLIQTTSDILLGWTHAVGLDGRPRDFYVRQLRDWKGIARPETMDPALLRLFAQVCGASLARAHARSGDPVAIAAYLGGGDRFDRALTGFAQDYADRNERDFAALGDAVRSGRVRAESP from the coding sequence ATGGCAGTACGGAACCCCTTCGACGCCTCCCCCACCCCGGCGGAGCGGGCCGCCGGGGGCAGGAACGCGCGCAGCCGTGCGCCGCGGTCCTCCCACGGCCGGTTCGAGCCGGCACCGGGGCGGCCCGACCCCGTCGACGTGCTCGAACGGCAGTCCGCGACCCGGCTGCCCGAGCTGGTGCCGATCCGCTACGGCCGGATGCTCGAGGCGCCCTTCCGCTTCTACCGGGGAGCGGCGGCGATCATGGCGGCCGATCTCGGGCCGCTCCCGGACACCGGTCTGACCGTGCAGCTGTGCGGTGACGCCCATCTGCTCAACTTCCGTCTGCTGGCCTCCCCGGAGCGCCACCTGGTGTTCGACATCAACGACTTCGACGAGACGTACACCGGCCCCTTCGAGTGGGACGTCAAGCGGCTCGCGGCGAGCTTCGCTATCGCCGGCCGGGCGAACGGCTTCCCGGTGAAGGAGCAGGACGGCGCGGTGCGCGCCTGCGTGGAGGCGTACCGCCGGCGGATGCGGGAGTTCGCGGGGATGCGCACCCTCGACATCTGGTACGCCCAGGACGACGCCGACCGGCTGCGCGAGCTGATGGCGTCGTCGATGAACCGGGGGGAGCGCCGCCGTACCGAGGAGGCGACCCGGCGTGCCCGGTCCCGCACGTATCTGCAGGCCTTCGGGAAGCTGACCCGCGTCACGGACGGCGGGCGGCGCATCGCACCGGACCCGCCGCTGATCACGCCCCTGGACGACCTGCTGGACGACCCCTCGGCCGAGGAGAAGACCCTGCGCACGGTCCTCGACGGGTACGCGCGCTCGCTGTCGTCGGAGCGCCGCCATCTGCTGGGGCGCTACCGCCTGGTCGACGTGGCCCGCAAGGTGGTGGGCGTCGGCAGCGTCGGCACCCGGTGCTGGATCGTGCTGCTGCTCGGCCGGGACGACGACGATCCCCTGCTGCTGCAGGCCAAGGAGGCCCAGGAGTCGGTGCTCGCCCCGCACACGGACGGGGAGCGCTTCGACAACCAGGGCCGCCGGGTGGTGGACGGGCAGCGGCTGATCCAGACCACCAGCGACATCCTGCTCGGCTGGACGCACGCCGTGGGCCTCGACGGCCGCCCCCGGGACTTCTACGTGCGGCAGCTGCGCGACTGGAAGGGCATCGCCCGGCCGGAGACCATGGATCCGGCACTGCTGCGACTGTTCGCACAGGTGTGCGGGGCGAGTCTGGCGCGGGCCCACGCCCGGTCCGGCGATCCGGTCGCCATCGCCGCCTACCTGGGCGGCGGCGACCGCTTCGACCGTGCGCTCACCGGGTTCGCGCAGGACTACGCGGACCGCAACGAGCGGGACTTCGCGGCGCTGGGCGACGCCGTCCGCTCCGGCAGGGTGCGCGCCGAGAGCCCGTGA
- a CDS encoding HdeD family acid-resistance protein: MAVTRGPAHGAGGEHTPGGAAPGRPGVPVEALAALGRSWQWMLGSAVVTFVPGIIVLVWPEATLHVLAVLIGLYLLATGAFRFVGVFGREDQGERLPGLLLAVLFVLAGVLCLRNPLQTVAALSLIVGVVWLVSGMLTLFTAVAARDLPHRGVVLGAAVLAVVAGIVVLAMPAESARALTRLLGLWLVLLGLVEAAVALGWRAALLKSGLTGRAHDPTAPV, encoded by the coding sequence ATGGCTGTGACACGTGGACCGGCACACGGTGCCGGAGGGGAGCACACGCCCGGCGGCGCCGCGCCCGGCCGGCCGGGCGTGCCCGTCGAGGCACTCGCGGCACTCGGGCGTTCGTGGCAGTGGATGCTCGGCTCCGCCGTCGTCACCTTCGTGCCGGGCATCATCGTGCTGGTCTGGCCGGAGGCCACGCTGCACGTCCTCGCGGTCCTCATCGGCCTGTACCTGCTGGCGACCGGGGCGTTCCGGTTCGTCGGCGTGTTCGGGCGGGAGGACCAGGGCGAGCGGCTGCCCGGGCTGCTGCTGGCGGTGCTGTTCGTCCTGGCCGGGGTGCTGTGTCTGCGCAACCCGCTGCAGACCGTCGCCGCCCTGTCCCTCATCGTCGGGGTCGTCTGGCTGGTGTCCGGGATGCTCACCCTCTTCACGGCCGTCGCCGCGCGGGACCTGCCGCACCGCGGCGTCGTCCTGGGCGCGGCGGTGCTCGCCGTGGTCGCGGGCATCGTCGTCCTGGCCATGCCCGCGGAGTCGGCCCGGGCGCTGACCCGGCTGCTCGGCCTCTGGCTGGTCCTCCTCGGACTGGTCGAGGCAGCGGTCGCCCTGGGCTGGCGAGCCGCCCTCCTGAAGTCGGGCCTTACGGGCCGGGCCCACGACCCGACAGCGCCGGTCTGA
- a CDS encoding MFS transporter: MKHWRALAVLGAAQFLMVLDTSVMNVSVSRLVDDFDTEVTAIQAVITLYALVMAAFMIIGGRLGDILGRRRVFLGGLAVYATGSAITAVAPTLWVLVLGWSVIEGLGAALVLPAMAALVAESYRGRDRAVAYGVVGGLAGAGIAVGPLLGGWVTTYLTWRLVFAGEVVVVLAVLLLRGAITESPRARTRPRLDVVGAVLSAAGLALGVLGVLQSGTWGWVQPRNPPFTVLGFAPTLFVIGAGVAVLAAFRRWERRRDERGDDPLVHLSLLRRPALRSGLMSLVSQNLILLGLFFTIPLYLQVVQGFDAFETGLRLLPVSATMLVTSLGAARLGRLAGPRRVVRLALLTVTASVVWLLATIDPVIDDAQFAGAMALLGVGMGLFASQLGNVVQSSAEENERSEAGGLQYTAQNLGSALGTALIGSLLIGSLAQAFTSHVEDDARLSQEARQQVGVALEAGVTFVPTDQVRAAATRAGLPPEEVDAVTDSYASAQLDGLKAAILATGGITLASFLVTPHLPGRPRPDGQDAAGRRRP; encoded by the coding sequence GTGAAACACTGGAGGGCGCTGGCCGTCCTGGGGGCCGCGCAGTTCCTGATGGTCCTCGACACGTCGGTCATGAACGTCTCCGTCAGCCGGCTGGTCGACGACTTCGACACCGAGGTCACCGCCATCCAGGCCGTCATCACGCTGTACGCGCTGGTCATGGCGGCCTTCATGATCATCGGCGGGCGGCTCGGGGACATCCTCGGACGGCGGCGCGTCTTCCTCGGCGGTCTCGCCGTGTACGCCACCGGCTCGGCGATCACCGCCGTCGCGCCCACCCTGTGGGTGCTGGTGCTCGGCTGGTCGGTCATCGAGGGACTCGGCGCCGCGCTGGTGCTGCCCGCGATGGCGGCCCTCGTCGCCGAGTCCTACCGGGGCCGGGACCGGGCCGTCGCGTACGGCGTCGTCGGCGGACTGGCCGGGGCCGGGATCGCCGTCGGCCCGCTGCTGGGCGGCTGGGTGACGACGTACCTCACCTGGCGGCTGGTCTTCGCGGGAGAGGTCGTCGTCGTCCTGGCCGTCCTCCTCCTGCGCGGAGCGATCACCGAGTCACCGAGGGCCCGGACGCGCCCCCGGCTGGACGTGGTCGGCGCCGTGCTCTCCGCGGCGGGCCTGGCGCTGGGGGTGCTCGGCGTGCTGCAGAGCGGCACCTGGGGCTGGGTGCAGCCGCGCAATCCGCCCTTCACCGTCCTCGGCTTCGCGCCGACCCTGTTCGTGATCGGCGCAGGCGTGGCCGTGCTCGCGGCCTTCCGCCGGTGGGAGCGGCGCCGCGACGAGCGGGGCGACGACCCGCTGGTGCACCTCTCCCTGCTGCGCCGGCCCGCGCTGCGCTCCGGCCTGATGTCGCTGGTGAGCCAGAACCTGATCCTGCTGGGACTCTTCTTCACGATCCCGCTGTACCTCCAGGTCGTCCAGGGGTTCGACGCCTTCGAGACGGGACTCAGACTGCTGCCGGTGTCCGCCACGATGCTGGTGACCTCGCTGGGCGCCGCCCGGCTCGGACGTCTGGCCGGGCCGCGCCGGGTCGTCCGGCTGGCGCTGCTCACCGTCACGGCGTCCGTCGTGTGGCTGCTGGCCACCATCGACCCGGTCATCGACGACGCCCAGTTCGCCGGGGCGATGGCCCTGCTCGGCGTGGGCATGGGCCTGTTCGCCTCACAGCTCGGAAACGTCGTGCAGTCCAGCGCGGAGGAGAACGAACGCAGCGAGGCCGGCGGACTCCAGTACACGGCGCAGAACCTGGGCTCCGCCCTCGGCACCGCGCTGATCGGCTCGCTGCTCATCGGCTCCCTCGCCCAGGCATTCACCTCCCACGTGGAGGACGACGCACGGCTGTCGCAGGAGGCGCGGCAGCAGGTCGGCGTCGCCCTGGAGGCCGGAGTCACCTTCGTCCCCACCGACCAGGTGCGTGCGGCGGCCACCCGCGCCGGACTGCCACCGGAGGAGGTGGACGCCGTGACGGACTCCTACGCGTCGGCGCAGCTCGACGGGCTCAAGGCGGCGATCCTCGCCACCGGCGGGATCACCCTGGCGAGCTTCCTGGTCACACCCCACCTGCCCGGACGCCCCCGGCCCGACGGGCAGGACGCGGCAGGGCGGCGGAGGCCGTGA
- a CDS encoding LuxR C-terminal-related transcriptional regulator, with protein MTGPEEESPATPDDHADPHGYPFLRTRFAVPSLPATFLRRERLTRHLDRGLRTPLTMVNGSAGAGKTLLVADWVARRDGLPVAWLTTDAAGDGAGMFWAYLLRALRSAGVPLPADIGFPADANRVSPALPARLAAELSVRERPVVVVLDEFDRVTSPEIAEQLGFVLHHAGRGLRLVLVTRTEPLLPLHRHRAAGELTEIRGAELAFTPHEAAELMELHGLSLPPAAVRTLVERTRGWAAGLRLSALAAGQSPDPEAYLKEFEADRSTIADFLLAEVLKRQDAATQELLLRVSVLDRFSAGLADALTGRDDAGAILDRLSRGNAFVEHLGHGLYRLHPLFGEILRAHLRMRRPGRETELHRRAAEWLRRSGSLSEALGHGAAADDWEFTAGTLIDDLAIGQFFTGPRSDAVAGLFSRMGRDTKGPAPELVRAAERLARREVDGGLAHLRRARHELAEYDGTADAAAARLSCALLEALAARLAGAPDRAEDAARTAERLRDAVPAELLERHPELTALLLDHLGSARLWAGRFEEARDALTAVAESAPGAATALPREDSLGRLALIDHLTGWPGRAERRAHEALVETERFGLSRPSGSGVERLVLAAVAVERDELGQAQALLDTAAESHPAMRDPVREAGHALTTARLHLARGDPGAALKAVRPEVTADADSPWVRGQTALVAAAAHLAEGHPEAAAGLLGEVPDEEPACAVGAARVELAAGRAEAAVRLLDRVRPEGRAGPAVTVRAALVRAQAADAAGDGAAARGFVARALAEARRERLRRPFLEAGPWIRPYLCATSLHRLTTGWLAPGSGPPRRRPEPPPPVVEELSGRERDVLRRLARAMSTEEIAADLYVSVNTVKTHLKSVYRKLSVNRRNEAVRRARELDLL; from the coding sequence ATGACGGGACCTGAAGAGGAGAGTCCGGCCACGCCGGACGACCACGCCGACCCGCACGGGTACCCGTTCCTGCGGACCCGGTTCGCCGTGCCCTCGCTCCCGGCGACGTTCCTGCGGCGGGAGCGGCTGACCAGGCATCTCGACCGGGGACTGCGCACGCCGCTGACCATGGTCAACGGCTCGGCGGGGGCGGGGAAGACCCTGCTGGTCGCGGACTGGGTGGCGCGGCGGGACGGGCTGCCGGTCGCCTGGCTCACCACCGACGCGGCGGGGGACGGGGCCGGGATGTTCTGGGCGTACCTGCTGCGGGCCCTGCGCTCCGCCGGCGTCCCGCTGCCGGCGGACATCGGGTTCCCGGCGGACGCGAACCGGGTGAGTCCCGCCCTGCCGGCCCGGCTCGCCGCCGAGCTCAGCGTCCGGGAGCGGCCCGTGGTCGTCGTGCTCGACGAGTTCGACCGGGTCACCTCCCCGGAGATCGCCGAGCAGCTGGGGTTCGTCCTGCACCACGCCGGGCGGGGACTGCGGCTGGTCCTCGTCACCCGCACCGAGCCGCTGCTGCCCCTGCACCGCCACCGGGCCGCGGGCGAGCTGACCGAGATCAGGGGCGCGGAGCTGGCCTTCACCCCGCACGAGGCGGCCGAGCTGATGGAGCTGCACGGGCTGTCGCTGCCGCCGGCCGCCGTGCGCACCCTCGTGGAACGCACCCGGGGGTGGGCCGCCGGGCTGCGGCTCTCGGCGCTGGCGGCGGGGCAGAGCCCGGACCCCGAGGCGTATCTGAAGGAGTTCGAGGCCGACCGGAGCACGATCGCCGACTTCCTGCTGGCGGAGGTGCTCAAGCGGCAGGACGCCGCGACACAGGAGCTGCTGCTGCGGGTCAGCGTGCTCGACCGGTTCTCCGCCGGCCTGGCGGACGCGCTGACGGGGCGCGACGACGCCGGGGCCATCCTCGACCGGCTCAGCCGCGGGAACGCCTTCGTCGAACACCTCGGGCACGGTCTGTACCGTCTGCACCCCCTGTTCGGGGAGATCCTCCGCGCCCATCTGCGGATGCGCCGGCCCGGCCGGGAGACCGAGCTGCACCGGCGGGCCGCCGAATGGCTGCGGCGGTCCGGGTCCCTGTCGGAGGCCCTCGGACACGGGGCCGCCGCCGACGACTGGGAGTTCACCGCGGGGACCCTGATCGACGACCTCGCCATCGGCCAGTTCTTCACCGGGCCGCGCTCCGACGCGGTGGCCGGGCTGTTCTCCCGGATGGGGCGGGACACCAAGGGCCCGGCCCCGGAGCTGGTGCGGGCGGCCGAGCGGCTGGCCCGCCGCGAGGTCGACGGCGGGCTGGCCCATCTGCGCCGCGCCCGGCACGAGCTGGCGGAGTACGACGGCACGGCGGACGCGGCGGCGGCCCGGCTGAGCTGCGCCCTCCTCGAAGCCCTCGCCGCCCGGCTGGCCGGCGCGCCCGACCGGGCGGAGGACGCGGCGCGGACCGCCGAGCGGCTCCGGGACGCGGTCCCCGCCGAACTGCTGGAGCGGCATCCGGAACTCACCGCGCTGCTGCTGGACCACCTCGGCTCCGCGCGGCTGTGGGCCGGGCGCTTCGAGGAGGCGCGGGACGCCCTGACCGCCGTGGCGGAGTCCGCCCCCGGCGCGGCCACGGCGCTTCCCCGTGAGGACTCCCTGGGCCGCCTCGCCCTGATCGACCACCTGACCGGCTGGCCCGGCAGGGCCGAACGCAGGGCGCACGAGGCCCTCGTGGAGACGGAGCGGTTCGGGCTGTCCCGGCCGTCCGGCTCCGGCGTGGAACGGCTCGTCCTGGCCGCCGTCGCCGTGGAGCGCGACGAGCTGGGGCAGGCCCAGGCCCTGCTCGACACGGCCGCCGAGTCGCACCCCGCGATGCGGGACCCCGTACGGGAGGCCGGACACGCCCTGACGACCGCGCGGCTGCATCTGGCGCGCGGCGATCCGGGCGCGGCGCTCAAGGCGGTGCGGCCGGAGGTGACCGCCGACGCCGACTCCCCGTGGGTGCGGGGGCAGACCGCTCTCGTCGCGGCCGCCGCCCATCTCGCCGAGGGACACCCGGAGGCGGCCGCCGGGCTGCTGGGGGAGGTGCCCGACGAGGAGCCGGCCTGCGCGGTCGGGGCCGCGCGGGTCGAGCTCGCCGCCGGCCGGGCCGAGGCGGCCGTACGGCTGCTCGACCGGGTGCGCCCGGAAGGGCGTGCCGGTCCCGCCGTGACCGTTCGGGCCGCGCTGGTGCGGGCACAGGCCGCGGACGCGGCGGGGGACGGTGCGGCCGCGCGCGGATTCGTGGCGCGGGCGCTGGCCGAGGCGCGCCGGGAGCGGCTGCGCCGGCCCTTCCTCGAGGCGGGGCCGTGGATCCGGCCGTACCTGTGCGCGACGTCGCTGCACCGGCTGACGACCGGCTGGCTCGCCCCCGGCTCCGGGCCGCCCCGGAGACGGCCCGAGCCGCCGCCCCCGGTCGTCGAGGAGCTGAGCGGGCGCGAACGCGACGTGCTGCGGCGGCTGGCCCGGGCCATGTCCACCGAGGAGATCGCAGCCGACCTGTACGTGTCGGTGAACACGGTGAAGACCCACCTCAAGAGCGTCTACCGGAAACTGTCCGTCAACCGCCGCAACGAGGCGGTACGCCGCGCCCGCGAGCTGGACCTGCTGTGA